The sequence GTACTGCCTCAGAAAACTTTATTCATAGGTTTCGCTGAAACAGCAACAGGCTTAGGGCAGGCAACTTTTAGCTCCTTTGATAATGCCCATTACCTACATACGACCCGGGATCAGATTCCTCTTTTGCCCGCAGTGCTGGATTTTAAGGAAGACCATTCTCATGCAGTTAATCATCGGTGTTATTCGGTGGATCCGGAATTGCTTCGAAATCCAGAAACCATTGTTCTTGTTGATGATGAGATAACTACCGGAAACACAGCTTTAAATATTATTAAAGCAATCCACGCTAAATTTCCGAAAAAAAATTATGTGGTCTTATCCCTCTTAGATTGGAGAACGAAAGAAAACCGGGCTAACTATCAGCAGCATGAACAGCTGCTTAATGTTAGAATTCACACCGTTGCTCTGTTAGAGGGAGAAATAGAAGTGAGCGGTTCCTCTTTAAACGAACGAAGAGAACAAGGGGAGCAAAGAAATTTGGAAGTGGAATCCGATATTGCTAAGGACTTTTGTGTTTCCGTAGAACAGAAACTCTTGAATTTAAAGGATATAATTTCATTCTATTCCCTTGATTCCAATGGAAATCCAAGTCTTGCCCCTTATCTTGGATTAACCGGTAGATTTGGATTGTCTAGCGAGAGAGAGCAGGAAATTCTGCCCTTAGCTAAGGGGATTGGGGAGAAGTTAAAGCTGGATAGGTCAGGTGAAAAAACCCTTTGCCTAGGAACCGGCGAATTCATGTATTTTCCAATGCTCATTTCGGCCTATATGGGTGATGGTATAAAATATCATTCCAGCACCAGAAGTCCGATTTATCCCTTTGCCAAGCCTGACTATGGGATTCAAAATAGATTTTCCTTCACCAGTCCGGATGATGAAGATCTTAATTTTTATGTGTATAACATTCCCCCCAACTATTATGATGAGGTCTATGTGTTTCTGGAAAGGGAAGTATCTTCTGCGCGTTTAAAGCCTCTATTACAGGTTTTTGCTGAACTTAAGATGCCGCGCTTAGTTTTTGTTATAGGCTCATCTATAGAAACCCCTGAAGACAAAGTCTAAGAATTTGAATTTTGCTCTTTAATAACAGGAAAAGAGGTGACCGCAGGTGAATGAAAAACTCTTTACTCATCAAATTCCTGATCCCGCCCCAATGGGATGCTATAGCCCGAAGGATGTTATTTTTTTACTCAAGAACCTTAATGGGTTAATGGCTGAGACAGATCTGGAAACCCGGGAGCAAAAGATCCAGTCCGGCGGTCATTATTCGGAAATGCTGCCGATAGAATATGAACCAACCAAAGATTACTTGGATCTTTTTCACCTGACTCTTCAAGAGAGTGCAAGGAAAGTCGCGAAGGCTGTAGGAATTGTAGCAGAGCAGATTTTACAGAAAAAGGGATCTGAAATGGTGCTTGTTTCTCTGGCTCGGGCTGGAACTCCGATAGGTATTTTGATCAAACGCTACTTGCTGGAAAAGCATGACTTAGATTTACCTCATTATAGTATTTCCATTATTCGAGGCAGAGGTATCGATGAAAACGCTCTGTTGTACATTCTTCAGAATCACTCACCTGCAAAGATCCAATTCATCGATGGGTGGACAGGCAAGGGGGCAATAACTCAAGTCTTAAATCAAGCCTGCCTGGAGTTTAATGCAAAATATAACTGGGAACTGGATGATGACTTAGCAGTCCTTGCCGATCCGGGGCACTGTGTAAAAACCTTTGGAACCAGAGAAGACTTTTTAATTCCTAGTGCTTGTTTGAACTCAACAGTATCTGGATTGGTTAGCCGAACTGTCCTTCGCCAAGATCTTATCGGAGACAAGGAATTTCATGGGGCCAGATTTTATGAAGAACTTCTCAAAGTAGAAGTATCCAATTTGTTTATAGATACCATTTCCAAGGAATTTTCATACCTTTCTCAAGAGAGCTTGGGATGTTTGAATAACACAGTTGAGGCGGAGGTTTCTTGGCAAGGGCTAAAATCCTTAAGAAGGATCCAGGAAAGGTATGGAATCAAGGATATCAATTTCATTAAGCCGGGTATTGGAGAAACGACGAGAGTTCTACTCAGACGATTGCCGGAAAGGGTTCTGGTGGATAGTATTGAGAATAATAACTTGAAACATATTATGCTGTTATGCCAAGATAAAGGAGTTCCAATCGAGGAGTATCCCGATCTGACTTATTCTTGTTGCGGAATTGTGAAAGAATTATCATGAAGAAAAAAATAATGTTTGCCAGCGACTTGGATCAAACTTTGATATACTCACAACGATCCTTTATCAATGAAAATCTACAAGAAACCATTCACCCCGTTGAATGGTTTGAGGATCGATATATTTCCTATATGACTTCAACCTCAATAAGGCAACTAAAGCAACTATCAACAGAATTGCTTTTCATACCGGTAACTACACGAACCAAAATTCAATATCAGCGGATAAACTTCAGTGACTATGGTATCTTCTTTGACTATGCAGTGACCAGTAATGGAGGGACAATTTTTCATAACACTATTGAAGATCAGGAGTGGAGGAAACAGGTCTCTGCTGGTTGTAAGAATTGTCTGGAGTCTGAAGATCTGATCCAAAGGTTTAATGAGATCAGACATCCTTCCTGGGTACACCCGGGTTCCGGCAAGATGGCCGACGATTTATTTTATTACTGTTTAGTTGAACGTGATAAGATTCCCGTCCTAGAGTTAGCGGCGTTTAAGCTATGGGCTAAGGACAATAATTGGGAGTTGTCTATTCAAGGCAGGAAGCTCTATTTAGTTCCTAATAGTGTTAATAAGAAAGCAGCGGTTCAATATATAAAAGCAAAGGAAGGTATTGACTGTAGCTTAGCAGCGGGAGATTCCTTGCTGGATTTGGATATGCTGAATACTGCAGACTTCGCCGTTGCTCCTGCTCATGGGGAACTACATTCCCTTAGACTGCAGAAGCTTTTAGATGTAGAGAGAATTCACTTTACGAGACAACATGGAATTAAAGCAGGAGAAGAAATCTTAGATTATGTAGCCGGTTCCATGTCAAAGGGTTTAGTAGTATAAAATTAACTTAATATGTGAAATATATAATGGAAAACATTGGTTTCCCAAGAACATTGCTGGGGAGTTTTGTGAAACTTATGTGAACATTACAATTTGGCTTTTTCTCCAAAGCTTTCCTGTGATAAGATACAAGTATCCTTTTATTTTAGCTTGTCAAGGCATAAAAAAAGGAAAAAAATCGAGAAGTGGCGAAAAGATAATAGTGATAAATACGATTAAAATGCGTGGTATCTAAAAAGGGGGATTCACAGTGGGAATTAATTTGCAAAAAGGTCAAAAGATTGATTTAACTAAAGGTAACCCCGGCTTAACAAAAATCATGGTTGGCTTAGGATGGGATGAAGTATCAAAACCAAAATCCGGCGGTGGAATTCTCGGCGGGCTTTTTGGCGGCGGAGGCGGTGGAGGGGCAGCAATTGACTGCGATGCATCTGCAATTCTTCTCGACGGCCAAGGAAAGCTGACTTCGAAAGATCGTCTGGTCTATTTTGGCAACCTGCAAAGTGGAGACAAGAGTGTAAAACATAGTGGAGATAACCTA comes from Desulfosporosinus meridiei DSM 13257 and encodes:
- a CDS encoding phosphoribosyltransferase family protein, which produces MNNTISSASLPKMYTYNVEGQRVSVTLTKNPFDIDPQILYSLAARQNKKRGFLFVSKVLGKHVPVDPFIPLLAGSSLAIQFMAKIHGVNHADTPAIVQALKTNEDTRKVYEAVLSKPRFVLPQKTLFIGFAETATGLGQATFSSFDNAHYLHTTRDQIPLLPAVLDFKEDHSHAVNHRCYSVDPELLRNPETIVLVDDEITTGNTALNIIKAIHAKFPKKNYVVLSLLDWRTKENRANYQQHEQLLNVRIHTVALLEGEIEVSGSSLNERREQGEQRNLEVESDIAKDFCVSVEQKLLNLKDIISFYSLDSNGNPSLAPYLGLTGRFGLSSEREQEILPLAKGIGEKLKLDRSGEKTLCLGTGEFMYFPMLISAYMGDGIKYHSSTRSPIYPFAKPDYGIQNRFSFTSPDDEDLNFYVYNIPPNYYDEVYVFLEREVSSARLKPLLQVFAELKMPRLVFVIGSSIETPEDKV
- a CDS encoding cysteine protease StiP family protein, giving the protein MNEKLFTHQIPDPAPMGCYSPKDVIFLLKNLNGLMAETDLETREQKIQSGGHYSEMLPIEYEPTKDYLDLFHLTLQESARKVAKAVGIVAEQILQKKGSEMVLVSLARAGTPIGILIKRYLLEKHDLDLPHYSISIIRGRGIDENALLYILQNHSPAKIQFIDGWTGKGAITQVLNQACLEFNAKYNWELDDDLAVLADPGHCVKTFGTREDFLIPSACLNSTVSGLVSRTVLRQDLIGDKEFHGARFYEELLKVEVSNLFIDTISKEFSYLSQESLGCLNNTVEAEVSWQGLKSLRRIQERYGIKDINFIKPGIGETTRVLLRRLPERVLVDSIENNNLKHIMLLCQDKGVPIEEYPDLTYSCCGIVKELS
- a CDS encoding HAD family hydrolase yields the protein MKKKIMFASDLDQTLIYSQRSFINENLQETIHPVEWFEDRYISYMTSTSIRQLKQLSTELLFIPVTTRTKIQYQRINFSDYGIFFDYAVTSNGGTIFHNTIEDQEWRKQVSAGCKNCLESEDLIQRFNEIRHPSWVHPGSGKMADDLFYYCLVERDKIPVLELAAFKLWAKDNNWELSIQGRKLYLVPNSVNKKAAVQYIKAKEGIDCSLAAGDSLLDLDMLNTADFAVAPAHGELHSLRLQKLLDVERIHFTRQHGIKAGEEILDYVAGSMSKGLVV